One Leisingera sp. M658 genomic window carries:
- a CDS encoding DUF2244 domain-containing protein, producing the protein MPYNWTRPKQDAERELHLWPHQSLPPQGYVRFLGLTAALICVPLIPVLGSFLLWGLLPFLLLALFGMKWALDRNRHDHQILEVLTIGKEEARLERINPDGGRQSWRCNRYWTRVGMHHRDGPVPHYVTLQGGGREVEIGAFLSEEERIALFDELSSAIPGTEVPLPPR; encoded by the coding sequence ATGCCCTACAACTGGACCCGACCGAAGCAAGACGCCGAACGCGAGCTGCACCTCTGGCCGCATCAATCGCTGCCACCGCAGGGCTATGTGCGGTTCCTTGGCTTGACTGCGGCACTGATCTGCGTGCCGCTGATCCCTGTTCTGGGATCGTTCCTGCTGTGGGGGCTGCTGCCGTTCCTGCTGCTGGCCCTGTTCGGCATGAAATGGGCGCTGGACCGCAACCGCCATGACCACCAGATCCTGGAGGTGCTGACCATCGGGAAAGAAGAGGCCCGTCTGGAGCGGATCAATCCCGATGGCGGCCGTCAAAGCTGGCGCTGCAACCGCTACTGGACCCGCGTCGGGATGCACCACCGCGACGGCCCGGTGCCGCATTATGTCACCCTGCAGGGCGGCGGCCGCGAAGTGGAGATCGGAGCGTTCCTCTCAGAAGAGGAGAGAATTGCGCTGTTTGATGAACTAAGTTCCGCCATCCCCGGCACTGAAGTGCCCTTGCCGCCCCGGTGA